In the genome of Methylophaga nitratireducenticrescens, one region contains:
- the pilQ gene encoding type IV pilus secretin PilQ: MMRKYGMTITRRQVMTNTDNKLLERWRFRLGLLSLLLISSFAYANELQSLDYSTLSGDRGVVTLTFSEAVETPESFATDDPARIVLDFRGISNKLSETTKQINSGQTRSIATVEAGERTRMVINLLRKLPYQVEVEGNVVKVMLNDNTSVASAIGTGTPAKASSGGNAVTDIDFRRGEQGEAKLMVALQNENTSLDVRRERGDLVVDLPGVSLPDNLQRRLDVMDFATPVNMIDSIQTSDGTRLILTTNGKFEHLAYQSGDMLVVEVKPVVEQNAADSAESEFGFEGEKLSLNFQNIEVRAVLQLLADFNGMNLVTSDTVTGNLTLRLKNVPWDQALDIILKTKGLGMRQNGNVMLIAPAAEIAAREKQELEARRQLVELEPLYSEIFEVNFAKASEMAEILTTTQGQSTAGSSAGGFLSERGSVVVDQRTNSLLLRDTADNLADVRKLIEKLDIPVRQVLIESRIVIANNDFTKELGVRFGASSASNSNGSLINNGAVSGTLGDISNNGSELSTSGNIGGPSQSAINTNQGLNVNLPVANPAGSIGLALAKLPLGTILQLELSAMQEEGKGEIISSPRVITSNQKQATIEQGTEIPYQEASSSGATSVSFKEALLKLDVTPQITPDDRIVMDLEVNKDEVGEIFLNVPSIDTRSVRTQVLVDNGETVVLGGIYEQTSTQSSTRVPFFGDLPYVGFLFKTNLNEDRQRELLVFVTPKIIKEGMDY, from the coding sequence ATGATGCGTAAATACGGAATGACAATCACACGGCGACAAGTCATGACCAACACCGATAACAAACTATTGGAGCGATGGCGTTTTCGCCTGGGTTTGCTTTCATTATTGCTCATCAGCAGTTTTGCTTATGCAAATGAACTGCAATCACTCGATTATTCAACTCTTTCTGGAGACAGAGGGGTTGTGACGCTGACGTTTTCTGAAGCAGTAGAGACACCTGAAAGTTTTGCTACTGATGATCCCGCCCGGATTGTGCTTGACTTTAGAGGTATCAGTAACAAATTAAGTGAAACAACCAAGCAGATAAACAGTGGACAAACCCGCAGTATTGCAACGGTTGAAGCGGGTGAGCGGACCCGGATGGTTATCAATTTATTACGCAAATTACCCTATCAGGTTGAGGTTGAGGGTAATGTGGTCAAAGTCATGCTGAATGACAACACTTCAGTAGCATCTGCCATTGGCACAGGGACACCGGCTAAAGCTTCAAGTGGTGGAAACGCCGTTACCGATATCGATTTCCGACGTGGTGAGCAGGGCGAAGCCAAGCTGATGGTGGCTTTGCAAAATGAGAATACTTCATTGGATGTTCGACGGGAACGAGGTGATTTAGTCGTCGACTTACCTGGCGTCAGTTTACCTGACAATTTACAACGTAGATTGGATGTAATGGATTTTGCTACACCGGTAAACATGATTGACAGTATTCAGACATCTGACGGAACCCGCCTGATATTAACCACCAACGGCAAGTTTGAACACCTGGCGTATCAGTCTGGTGATATGCTGGTGGTAGAAGTGAAACCCGTTGTGGAACAAAATGCAGCTGATTCTGCGGAAAGTGAATTTGGCTTTGAAGGCGAAAAACTGTCGCTGAACTTCCAGAATATTGAAGTTCGGGCTGTTTTACAGCTGCTGGCTGATTTTAACGGGATGAATCTGGTGACCAGTGACACAGTGACCGGCAACTTAACGTTACGTTTGAAAAATGTACCCTGGGATCAGGCGCTGGACATTATCCTGAAAACCAAGGGTCTGGGTATGCGTCAAAATGGTAATGTCATGCTGATTGCCCCAGCAGCAGAAATTGCCGCTCGCGAAAAACAGGAGCTTGAAGCAAGACGGCAGCTGGTTGAGTTGGAGCCCCTTTATTCCGAGATATTTGAAGTCAACTTTGCAAAAGCCTCGGAGATGGCGGAGATTCTAACGACAACCCAGGGTCAGTCAACAGCAGGAAGCAGCGCTGGAGGATTTCTTTCTGAGCGTGGTAGTGTGGTGGTTGACCAACGGACAAACTCTTTATTGCTTCGTGATACGGCCGATAATCTGGCCGATGTACGCAAGTTAATCGAAAAGCTTGATATACCGGTACGGCAGGTGTTGATTGAATCACGGATTGTTATTGCCAATAATGACTTTACCAAAGAGCTAGGAGTACGTTTTGGAGCCTCCTCTGCTTCAAATTCTAATGGTAGCTTGATAAATAATGGAGCTGTTTCCGGGACGCTGGGTGATATTTCAAATAATGGCTCAGAGCTATCTACTTCTGGAAATATAGGAGGCCCGTCTCAAAGTGCAATTAACACTAATCAGGGTTTGAATGTAAATTTACCCGTTGCAAACCCCGCTGGTTCAATAGGTTTAGCTTTGGCAAAATTACCGTTAGGAACAATTTTGCAGTTAGAGCTTTCTGCAATGCAGGAAGAAGGTAAGGGTGAGATTATTTCCAGCCCACGAGTTATTACGTCGAATCAAAAGCAGGCAACCATTGAACAAGGTACCGAAATTCCCTATCAGGAAGCCTCGTCAAGCGGTGCAACCTCGGTTTCGTTCAAAGAGGCTCTGTTAAAATTGGATGTGACTCCACAGATTACGCCAGATGATCGTATTGTTATGGATCTGGAGGTTAATAAAGATGAAGTGGGTGAGATTTTTCTCAATGTGCCAAGTATTGATACCCGTAGCGTTCGTACCCAGGTATTGGTAGATAACGGCGAAACGGTTGTGCTGGGGGGGATCTATGAACAAACCTCGACACAGTCTTCCACACGCGTCCCGTTCTTTGGTGATTTGCCTTATGTTGGCTTTCTCTTCAAAACCAATTTAAATGAAGATCGCCAACGTGAACTGCTGGTATTTGTTACACCAAAAATTATTAAGGAAGGCATGGATTATTAA
- a CDS encoding pilus assembly protein PilP, translating to MMNISISSHSLIQKLILLSMAFLLVACSQPKDDLQAYVAEVKARQVVDIPPIPVMKPYEKFSYAAAELRDPFVPTVIDVPEPEPEQVVDNGIQPNENRMKEILENYPLGDLQYVGTLEQESLWALIRAPDSTIHRVQIGNYMGLNHGQIVAISETQLTLKEIVPEGNGYNERETTVPVVEIN from the coding sequence ATGATGAACATATCCATATCTAGCCATTCATTAATTCAAAAGCTTATTCTGCTTTCCATGGCATTTCTGCTGGTGGCCTGTTCGCAACCAAAAGATGATCTGCAAGCCTATGTTGCTGAAGTAAAAGCTCGTCAGGTTGTCGATATTCCACCGATTCCTGTGATGAAGCCTTATGAAAAATTCAGTTATGCCGCTGCTGAGTTACGTGATCCATTTGTTCCAACCGTTATTGATGTTCCCGAACCGGAACCGGAGCAAGTGGTTGATAATGGCATTCAGCCAAATGAAAACCGGATGAAGGAAATTCTGGAAAATTATCCGCTGGGTGATTTGCAATATGTCGGTACTCTGGAACAGGAAAGCTTATGGGCATTAATACGGGCTCCAGACAGTACGATACATCGTGTACAGATTGGTAATTACATGGGGTTGAACCATGGCCAGATTGTTGCGATCAGTGAAACACAACTGACACTGAAAGAAATCGTTCCTGAAGGAAACGGCTATAACGAGCGTGAGACGACAGTACCCGTCGTAGAGATAAATTAA
- a CDS encoding type IV pilus inner membrane component PilO, with translation MDIPSVNDIDFNESGEWPLIGKIVAAILICAVIWGGGYYFIIKDKRAELAQLEQAETELRTSFEIKQSKAVNLEAYKEQMKEMELSFASMLQQLPRKSEVADLLVDISRTGLVNGLEFELFKPEEERPIDFYIELPITMRVTGSYHQFAEFISGIAALPRIVTLHNFKMGPLTSDGNMTMDITAKTYRYFDEQGN, from the coding sequence GTGGATATCCCATCAGTCAATGATATTGATTTCAATGAAAGTGGTGAATGGCCGCTGATAGGAAAAATTGTTGCCGCAATACTAATCTGCGCAGTAATTTGGGGTGGTGGTTACTACTTCATAATTAAAGATAAACGGGCTGAATTGGCACAGCTTGAGCAAGCAGAAACGGAGTTGCGTACCAGCTTTGAAATAAAACAGAGCAAAGCGGTAAATCTGGAAGCTTACAAAGAGCAGATGAAAGAAATGGAGTTGTCATTTGCTTCGATGTTGCAACAATTACCCCGGAAAAGTGAAGTGGCTGATCTGCTGGTTGATATTTCCAGAACTGGCTTGGTAAATGGACTGGAGTTTGAACTATTCAAGCCCGAAGAAGAACGGCCGATTGATTTTTATATTGAATTGCCTATCACTATGCGCGTGACAGGCTCATATCATCAATTTGCTGAGTTTATTAGTGGGATAGCGGCATTACCCCGTATTGTGACACTGCATAATTTCAAAATGGGTCCATTAACCAGCGATGGAAATATGACCATGGATATTACGGCCAAGACCTATCGTTACTTTGACGAGCAGGGTAATTGA
- a CDS encoding PilN domain-containing protein, protein MAHINLLPWREEKRQEKQQQFYIAMGLTLAFAIMVFILFTSHINGLVNEQNQRNAYLQQEIALVDSQIKEIQDLEKQRDRLLARMQVIQDLQQSRPKVVKVFDSLVRTVPEGIHLQVLSREGDKLIVQGVAQTNARVSVFMNQLDKDPEFTESKLRVVQRTSSRDDAIRQFTLEVTESKPQTDEEQ, encoded by the coding sequence ATGGCACATATTAACCTTCTACCCTGGCGTGAAGAAAAACGTCAGGAAAAGCAACAGCAGTTCTATATAGCGATGGGACTGACTTTAGCTTTTGCCATTATGGTCTTTATTTTATTTACTTCACATATCAACGGTCTTGTTAATGAACAAAATCAACGTAATGCCTACCTGCAGCAAGAAATAGCCCTAGTCGATAGTCAAATTAAAGAAATCCAGGATTTGGAGAAACAGCGAGATCGATTATTAGCCAGAATGCAGGTTATCCAGGATTTACAACAAAGCCGGCCTAAAGTTGTAAAAGTGTTCGATTCGTTAGTGAGAACGGTTCCGGAAGGAATTCACCTTCAAGTTTTAAGCCGTGAAGGCGATAAATTGATTGTGCAAGGAGTTGCGCAAACCAATGCCAGGGTATCAGTATTCATGAATCAACTCGATAAAGATCCGGAGTTTACGGAATCAAAACTTCGTGTTGTTCAGCGTACCTCCTCCCGAGATGATGCCATTCGTCAATTTACTTTGGAAGTCACCGAGTCCAAACCGCAAACGGATGAGGAGCAATAG
- a CDS encoding pilus assembly protein PilM translates to MFGRKKSPLLGIDISSSVVKLLELNKRGDRYTVESYAVEPLPVNAVVEGRIENSDEVAGAIKRAVKRSGTKSRDASVAVSANSAITKVVSFPSSISERDMEENVMLEAENYIPYPLDEVRLDFEVLGPSAADADAVDVLLAASRRENVDARTSVLEKAGLKPRLVDVEAYTVENAFSLIARQLPNQGNGLTVAVADIGANLTTLHVLVNGKIVFTREQTFGGRMLTEDIERYYGMSYQEAGRAKKDKSLPDDYEPKVLEPFKRSMAVTITRALQFFFSASSQYQSIDHIILAGGCASIEGVDKVVEVETGTSTSIANPFTDMALGARVKVQALSNDAPSMMIACGLAMRSFD, encoded by the coding sequence ATGTTTGGACGTAAGAAATCCCCTTTACTAGGGATAGATATCAGCTCTTCAGTAGTAAAGCTGTTGGAGCTTAATAAGCGCGGCGATCGTTATACGGTTGAATCCTATGCGGTGGAACCTCTTCCGGTAAATGCGGTGGTAGAAGGTCGCATCGAAAACAGTGATGAAGTTGCTGGTGCGATAAAGCGTGCAGTGAAACGTTCTGGGACGAAATCTCGAGATGCTTCTGTCGCGGTTTCAGCGAATTCAGCCATTACTAAAGTTGTTTCTTTTCCATCTTCCATTTCAGAACGTGATATGGAAGAAAATGTAATGTTGGAAGCAGAAAATTATATTCCCTATCCACTTGATGAAGTCCGACTTGACTTTGAGGTTTTAGGTCCATCTGCCGCTGATGCCGATGCCGTAGATGTTTTATTAGCCGCTTCCCGCCGCGAAAATGTCGATGCTCGTACCAGTGTGCTGGAAAAAGCCGGACTCAAACCGAGACTGGTCGATGTGGAAGCCTATACTGTCGAAAATGCTTTTTCTCTAATCGCCAGACAACTACCCAATCAAGGTAATGGTTTAACCGTTGCTGTTGCAGATATCGGAGCTAATTTAACGACGTTACATGTTCTGGTAAACGGCAAAATTGTTTTTACCAGAGAGCAGACTTTTGGCGGCCGAATGCTGACCGAAGACATTGAGCGCTATTATGGAATGTCTTATCAGGAAGCAGGCCGTGCCAAAAAAGATAAGAGCTTGCCTGACGATTATGAACCAAAGGTACTGGAGCCTTTCAAACGTTCCATGGCAGTAACCATCACTCGAGCCCTGCAGTTCTTCTTTTCAGCATCAAGCCAGTACCAATCAATTGATCATATTATCCTTGCTGGTGGTTGTGCCTCGATTGAGGGAGTAGATAAGGTTGTTGAGGTAGAAACTGGTACCTCAACATCTATTGCCAATCCATTCACCGACATGGCCTTGGGCGCTAGAGTCAAGGTTCAGGCGCTCAGTAACGATGCCCCCTCGATGATGATTGCTTGTGGGCTGGCCATGAGGAGTTTCGACTAA